From Heteronotia binoei isolate CCM8104 ecotype False Entrance Well chromosome 17, APGP_CSIRO_Hbin_v1, whole genome shotgun sequence, one genomic window encodes:
- the LOC132585955 gene encoding sialic acid-binding Ig-like lectin 16 — MAQFPPRAWLLSAALALALRAALAGVPTLHLSAQDSPLLEGSNVTLECLTDEEGEDLSGFFFQKYSKWLHMWISLDSERQLRCWFYDVTVSHEDGRLLLSISNLQSWHTGPYRCASSNATGNASVSEAQDLQVEYLHNVFVTRSNTWCGTIGETVTVVEGANLDLLCSADASKDPIYEWSREGDDWVVVSKSLTLPKVNREQMGTYTCQAKHPSLPQLTKSKSVQVFVEGMERSFTLESVLTRSTPMLALAVALPAVVLLLVVLVFAVLIRRHRAAAKKKAVPEDSGQRTPIYKGSLESVPSVVMGDTHPLVM, encoded by the exons ATGGCGCAGTTCCCACCGAGAGCGTGGCTCCTCTCGGCCGCCTTGGCCCTCGCCCTGCGCGCCGCCTTGGCCG GGGTACCCACTTTGCACCTCAGTGCCCAGGACAGCCCTTTGCTGGAGGGCAGCAACGTGACTCTGGAGTGCCTGACGGATGAAGAAGGCGAGGATCTCAGCggattctttttccagaaatacAGCAAG TGGCTGCACATGTGGATCTCTTTGGACTCCGAGAGGCAGCTGCGCTGCTGGTTCTATGATGTCACCGTGAGCCATGAAGACGGGCGCCTCCTCTTGAGCATCAGTAACCTGCAGTCCTGGCACACCGGGCCCTACCGCTGTGCCAGCTCCAACGCCACCGGCAACGCTTCCGTCTCTGAAGCTCAGGACCTGCAAGTGGAAT atcTCCACAACGTCTTCGTGACTCGTTCAAATACCTGGTGTGGGACCATCGGGGAGACCGTCACGGTGGTTGAAGGGGCCAACCTGGACCTTCTTTGTTCTGCAGATGCCTCAAAAGACCCGATCTACGAGTGGAGCAGGGAG GGGGATGACTGGGTTGTGGTGTCCAAGTCCTTGACTCTCCCCAAGGTGAACCGGGAGCAGATGGGAACCTACACTTGCCAGGCCAAGCATCCCAGCTTGCCCCAGCTAACCAAAAGCAAGTCGGTGCAGGTGTTTGTGGAAGGCATGGAGCGTAGCTTTACGCTTG AGTCTGTGCTGACTCGAAGCACACCCATGTTAGCCTTGGCAGTGGCCTTGCCAGCGGTGGTGCTGCTCCTGGTGGTCCTTGTGTTTGCCGTCCTGATCCGCCGCCATCGGGCAGCTGCCAAGAAGAAAGCGGTCCC